Within Chloroflexota bacterium, the genomic segment GTGGCTGTCAATTGCGCCGATGTGGATTGGCACGTCGGGATGGTCGCCTTGCAGTTTGGCAATGCCTTCGGGCGCGGCGATGAGGCCGATGTATTTGATGCGGCTCACGCCCCAGCTTTTGAGGAGCGAGCAGGTGGCCGAGGCCGAGCCGCCAGTGGCCAGCATTGGGTCGAGGATGAGACACACTTGTACACGCGGCTGGATGGGCTTGTTGGCGTAATATTGCATCGGTTGAAGCGTGCGCTCGTCGCGTTTGAGGCCGATGTGCCAGACCTCGGCGCCCGGCATCATCTCCCAGATGCCTTCGACCATGCCCAGCCCGGCTCGCAGAACCGGAACCAGACCGATGCCCTTTTTTAGTTCGCGGCCCTGCGCCTGACCCATCGGCGTGGTGACTTCGATGGCTTCGGTTTCGAGATCGGTGGTGGCTTCGTAGCACAATAGCATCGCCAGCTCGCGCACCAGCTCGCGGAACTTTTTGGGTTTGGTTTCAACGCTGCGGAGCAGAGCAAGTTTGTGGGCAACGAGAGGATGAGAGGAGGGATGGACGTTTGACATGAGGAACTCCGTTGTGAAGGGTGTGGTTGGATTGTAGCTGTAAGAGGAACGAGAGGCAAGGGCGGCTCACGAAATAAAAGAGCAGATTGAACGGCCTCGGCCACTCAATCTGCTCTCCTCAAATTGCCGACGAAAGAATCTACCCCAGCAAATGAACGTGCTCCTGCAATTGTCGCTGGTGAATCTTGATGTACTTGTCCTTGATGATCTGCTCCATCTCTTCCGGCGGCAGGCGGTAGCTGAGAATCTCCAGCGCGTCTTCCGGCGACTGGCCGTAGACCAGCTTCTTCTTGCCGTTCTTCATGTCGAAGAGGTACATGTAGTGAGGGTTGCTGAAACTGCTCATTGTAGCCGCTTGGTCAGGTAGTCGCTTAGTCGAGTAGTCGTTTCATGGTCAGTGACTACCAGACTACCAGACCACTTGACCACCAGACTATTACGCTTTCGTGAGCGCGCCCATGTAGTTCTGCCGCTCCTGGCGAACTTGAGCCAGGCCTTTGCTGACTTCGGCGTCAAACTTCCCGGCCAGCAATTCGCGGTAAAACTTGTAGTCAATGCCCTTCACCTTTTCGTCGTCGGGGTAGCGGTGATAATTTTCCTTCGACATCAGGCTCCGGCCTTCGGCGATGAGTTGGTGGCCCAGGGCCGAGCCGGGGTAGGGGGCGTAAAAAGCAATCGAGGGCATGATGCGCTTGGTGTACTTCACCATTCGCATCGTCTTGAAGGCATCGTCGCGCGTTTCGCCGGGAATGCCGAGCATAATGTTCGACCAGAACACCGGCGGCTTCCTGCCCTCGCGCTCCATCTCGTCGCCGATGCGGGTCATCAGATCAATCGTAAAGTAATTGTCCTCTTCGGTGCATTCCTTGTTGAGGATTTTCAGCACCCGGTCACTGCCCGATTCGAAGCCGATGGAAACCGTGTCCCAGCGCGTCTCTTTGACGAGCGCCTCGAACAGCTCGGGCCACT encodes:
- the upp gene encoding uracil phosphoribosyltransferase translates to MSNVHPSSHPLVAHKLALLRSVETKPKKFRELVRELAMLLCYEATTDLETEAIEVTTPMGQAQGRELKKGIGLVPVLRAGLGMVEGIWEMMPGAEVWHIGLKRDERTLQPMQYYANKPIQPRVQVCLILDPMLATGGSASATCSLLKSWGVSRIKYIGLIAAPEGIAKLQGDHPDVPIHIGAIDSHLNEIGYIVPGLGDAGDRQFGTG